The following coding sequences lie in one Saccharopolyspora hordei genomic window:
- a CDS encoding fatty acyl-AMP ligase: protein MTDVLRNRALSSPERVALRFLLDGELREQSLDYAELDHLARAAAAVIQQRCSAGDRVLLMYPPGVDFVVAFFACMYAGVISVPAYPPDPSRPTRTIPRLQEMASDAKPVAVLTSSAAIGLRGFLEEHAPELSALPWIVTDELPTGAEDCWVERSPHADDVAFLQYTSGSTGAPKGVVLSHGNLLHNSQAIRHAFHLSEDTVAVSWLPPYHDMGLIGGLLQPVFAGFPVVLLSPLHAIERPMRWLEAISRYRATVSGGPNFAFDLCVRKSTAHERAGLDLSEWRLAFVGADTVRPETLRRFAEAFAPAGFTSASLYPCYGLAEATLLVAGAIRRREPLIRRFDRTALIDGIASDPADTEESVERVSTGQACLGTVVEIRDPDTGRPCPDGRVGEICVHGPGVAQGYWERPVLSADVFPTDGQGRRWLRTGDLGVTLDGELYFVGRAKDVVVLQGVSHHPQDLENTAERVGHLLRVGSGAAFSVGPDGDEDLVLVYEIVRGKEATAEDLEAESERVRTALLAEHGVRLSELVLIRSGSIPKTSSGKIQRQATKMLYEAEALDQVVPLT, encoded by the coding sequence ATGACTGATGTCCTTCGCAACCGCGCACTGAGTTCCCCTGAGCGTGTCGCCCTCCGCTTCCTCCTCGACGGTGAGCTCCGCGAGCAGTCGTTGGACTACGCCGAACTGGACCACCTCGCCAGGGCGGCTGCGGCCGTCATCCAGCAGCGGTGCTCAGCTGGTGACCGCGTGCTGCTGATGTACCCGCCTGGAGTGGACTTCGTCGTGGCCTTCTTCGCGTGCATGTACGCGGGCGTGATCTCTGTTCCGGCGTACCCGCCCGACCCGAGCAGGCCCACCCGCACCATCCCGCGCCTGCAGGAGATGGCGAGCGACGCGAAGCCCGTCGCCGTGCTCACGTCCAGTGCGGCAATCGGCCTCCGCGGCTTCTTGGAGGAGCACGCGCCCGAACTGTCCGCGCTGCCGTGGATCGTCACCGACGAGCTCCCCACCGGCGCTGAAGACTGCTGGGTCGAACGCAGTCCCCACGCCGACGACGTGGCGTTCCTGCAGTACACCTCAGGATCCACCGGCGCTCCCAAGGGCGTTGTGCTCAGTCATGGGAACCTGCTGCACAATTCCCAGGCCATCCGGCACGCGTTCCACCTCAGCGAGGACACGGTCGCGGTCAGCTGGCTCCCGCCGTACCACGACATGGGACTCATCGGTGGTCTGCTGCAGCCGGTGTTCGCCGGGTTCCCGGTGGTGCTGCTGTCTCCGTTGCACGCGATCGAACGGCCGATGCGCTGGCTCGAAGCGATCAGCCGCTACCGCGCCACCGTGAGCGGCGGCCCGAACTTCGCGTTCGACCTCTGCGTCCGCAAGAGCACCGCCCATGAGCGAGCGGGGCTGGACCTGTCGGAGTGGCGGCTCGCCTTCGTCGGTGCCGACACGGTGCGGCCGGAAACGCTCCGGCGGTTCGCTGAGGCGTTCGCGCCGGCGGGGTTCACCAGCGCCTCCCTCTACCCGTGCTACGGACTGGCCGAAGCGACCCTCCTCGTCGCTGGCGCCATCCGGCGACGCGAACCGCTGATCAGGCGGTTCGACCGCACGGCGTTGATCGACGGCATCGCGAGCGACCCCGCTGACACCGAGGAGTCCGTCGAGCGCGTTTCGACGGGCCAGGCGTGTCTGGGCACCGTCGTCGAGATCCGCGACCCGGACACCGGCCGGCCGTGCCCGGACGGGCGCGTCGGAGAGATCTGCGTGCACGGGCCCGGTGTCGCTCAGGGGTACTGGGAACGCCCGGTCTTGTCCGCTGACGTGTTCCCGACCGATGGGCAGGGGCGCCGGTGGCTGCGCACCGGAGACCTGGGCGTCACGCTGGACGGCGAGCTCTACTTCGTCGGTCGAGCCAAGGACGTGGTCGTCCTCCAGGGCGTCAGCCACCACCCCCAGGACCTGGAGAACACCGCCGAGCGGGTGGGGCACCTGCTGCGGGTGGGCAGCGGGGCAGCGTTCTCGGTGGGACCGGACGGGGACGAGGACCTCGTCCTCGTCTACGAGATCGTGCGGGGGAAGGAGGCCACGGCCGAGGACCTGGAGGCGGAGTCGGAGCGGGTGCGCACGGCATTGCTGGCCGAGCACGGCGTGCGACTGAGCGAGCTCGTCCTGATCCGCTCAGGCAGCATCCCCAAGACCTCCAGCGGCAAGATCCAGCGCCAAGCCACCAAGATGCTCTACGAAGCGGAGGCGTTGGACCAGGTCGTGCCCCTGACGTGA
- a CDS encoding MFS transporter: MVIAADRSRNGLWAQDHRNFTIGMVLLVTLVAFEAMGLATALPTMVHELHGEVWYSWPFTVFLAASVIATVLAGRVADRRGPAAPVMAGLAVFVLGLLVAGLAGDMPTLLVARALQGLASGSQSVGLLVLIAVVYPKEVQPAAFGAISSAWVVPALIGPTVAGLVTQYVTWRWLFLGLAPLVALGAVLVAPTVWRCAARAGSAPGGRGLTPAAVGAACGVVAVSWAVQNPSPLSVGLGAAAIVVAAASLRVLLPVGTLRGRPGLPVVVLARGLLAGTFFGAQSLVPLLLSAVHHYSPATAGLPLTVGSLGWTAGAVWQARKRELSREKLILAGLLLVATAVAGLVLVAPSWGPHWLVFLLWGVGGVGMGMGVASTSTRVLALSPAAERGFNSAALQISDMLGQAALVGLGGGFVAVLGSTRAPTPGVVPFAVFLAVLAVVGASLVFRSSRTTALRSGGLPAASAPAKPANTGHGESAPT; encoded by the coding sequence GTGGTGATTGCCGCCGACAGGAGCCGCAACGGTTTGTGGGCACAGGACCATCGCAACTTCACCATCGGGATGGTCCTGCTCGTCACGCTGGTCGCGTTCGAAGCGATGGGGCTGGCGACAGCTCTGCCGACGATGGTGCACGAGCTGCACGGCGAAGTGTGGTACTCGTGGCCCTTCACGGTGTTCCTGGCGGCCAGCGTGATCGCGACCGTGCTGGCGGGCCGCGTGGCCGACCGGCGGGGCCCCGCAGCGCCGGTGATGGCAGGACTGGCGGTCTTCGTGCTGGGGCTGCTCGTCGCCGGCCTCGCCGGCGACATGCCGACGCTGCTGGTGGCGCGCGCGCTGCAAGGACTCGCCAGCGGCAGCCAGAGCGTCGGACTGCTCGTGCTGATCGCAGTGGTCTACCCGAAGGAAGTCCAGCCCGCGGCGTTCGGTGCGATCTCCTCGGCGTGGGTGGTCCCAGCCCTGATCGGCCCCACCGTCGCTGGACTGGTCACGCAGTACGTGACGTGGCGTTGGCTGTTCCTGGGCCTGGCTCCGCTCGTGGCCCTGGGCGCGGTGCTGGTGGCGCCCACTGTGTGGCGTTGTGCCGCGCGTGCGGGCAGTGCTCCAGGAGGCCGTGGCTTGACGCCGGCCGCCGTGGGCGCGGCCTGCGGTGTGGTGGCGGTGAGCTGGGCCGTCCAGAACCCCTCACCGCTCTCGGTGGGACTCGGGGCGGCAGCGATCGTCGTGGCCGCAGCGAGCCTGCGCGTGCTGCTCCCGGTGGGGACGCTCCGGGGGCGTCCGGGCTTGCCGGTGGTGGTGCTGGCGCGTGGGCTGCTCGCCGGCACCTTCTTCGGGGCCCAGTCGTTGGTGCCGCTCCTCCTGTCTGCGGTGCACCACTACTCACCGGCCACGGCCGGCCTTCCCCTGACCGTGGGCTCGTTGGGGTGGACCGCCGGAGCGGTGTGGCAGGCCCGGAAGCGGGAGCTCAGTCGGGAGAAGCTGATCCTGGCGGGACTCCTGCTGGTGGCCACCGCGGTCGCCGGGCTCGTGCTCGTCGCGCCCTCGTGGGGGCCGCACTGGCTGGTGTTCCTGCTGTGGGGCGTCGGAGGTGTGGGGATGGGCATGGGGGTGGCGAGCACGTCGACACGAGTGCTCGCCCTGTCCCCGGCCGCTGAGCGCGGCTTCAACTCGGCTGCGCTGCAGATCTCCGACATGCTGGGGCAGGCGGCGCTGGTCGGCCTCGGTGGCGGTTTCGTCGCGGTGCTCGGAAGCACCCGGGCGCCCACGCCAGGAGTGGTCCCGTTCGCCGTGTTCCTCGCGGTTCTCGCCGTTGTGGGGGCGAGTCTGGTCTTCCGGTCGAGCCGAACGACCGCACTCCGCTCCGGTGGTCTTCCTGCTGCCAGCGCCCCGGCGAAGCCGGCGAACACGGGACACGGCGAGAGCGCTCCCACGTGA
- a CDS encoding Scr1 family TA system antitoxin-like transcriptional regulator, producing MPSAELPTVTAQVIPFSTGAVPALGAPFILLSYAEDPDVAHAGCSTGCRCSEGPAGVETHSLTSSALRAKALGQRESITFLDRLARESWARRGSTSCPPPTSPTRTGARAAAATAVETRASGWRAFRERPG from the coding sequence GTGCCCAGCGCCGAGCTGCCGACCGTGACGGCCCAGGTGATCCCGTTCAGCACCGGAGCGGTCCCAGCGCTCGGAGCGCCGTTCATCCTGCTGTCCTACGCGGAAGACCCGGACGTGGCCCACGCCGGCTGCTCGACGGGGTGCCGCTGCTCGGAGGGTCCGGCCGGAGTCGAGACGCACAGCCTGACCTCCAGCGCCTTGCGCGCCAAGGCCCTGGGCCAGAGGGAATCGATCACCTTCCTCGACCGGCTCGCCCGCGAGTCGTGGGCACGTCGGGGGAGCACGTCATGCCCACCCCCGACCTCACCCACGCGCACCGGCGCAAGAGCAGCCGCAGCAACGGCGGTGGAGACGCGTGCGTCCGGGTGGCGGGCGTTCCGGGAGCGACCGGGGTGA
- a CDS encoding ATP-grasp domain-containing protein, with translation MASVEGQPDGTGGVPEPSLHPTPMLLQGQDYFFRASATPLDFQERMFGADLVDDEPGDPVPCVLVLARAADMEMNELSLALAEDDIRVARIDADRCLDLPLTVHTDTPLLELHRWLLRPVLVWRRHFDIDAIPVDPTTVHGAYVREQWRAVANWLSSRKDWERVNSVRVSEHLDRLTQLQDAAAVGLRVPRSTVTTMPGRSRPGGGRCIVKTAGHHLLEPEPGALRGLFPQPLDVRRSGEAREPAPVLVQQFVDAGRELRVFVVGDRTIGFRVQKLDPAQLWVDPESVVVEPAEVPESLAERLLELCRTWGLAVAGFDLLGVGDDWVFLEVNVNCDWRWFEHRAGSAEVSTAVHDWVRTRFQELSATASGGWGPW, from the coding sequence CAGCCCGATGGCACCGGGGGTGTCCCCGAGCCGTCGCTGCACCCCACACCGATGCTGTTGCAAGGGCAGGACTACTTCTTCCGCGCCTCCGCCACCCCGCTGGACTTCCAGGAGCGGATGTTCGGCGCGGACCTGGTGGACGACGAACCGGGCGATCCCGTCCCGTGCGTGCTGGTGCTGGCCCGCGCCGCGGACATGGAGATGAACGAGCTGTCGCTCGCGCTGGCCGAGGACGACATCCGCGTGGCCCGCATCGACGCCGACCGCTGCCTGGACCTCCCGCTCACCGTCCACACCGACACCCCGCTGCTGGAACTGCACCGCTGGCTGCTGCGGCCGGTGCTGGTCTGGCGGCGGCACTTCGACATCGACGCCATCCCCGTGGACCCGACCACCGTGCACGGCGCCTACGTCCGTGAGCAGTGGCGCGCGGTGGCGAACTGGCTGTCCAGCCGGAAGGACTGGGAGCGGGTCAACTCGGTGCGCGTGAGCGAGCACCTCGACCGGTTGACCCAGCTGCAGGACGCGGCCGCGGTCGGTCTGCGGGTGCCCCGCAGCACGGTGACCACGATGCCCGGCCGCAGCCGGCCCGGTGGCGGGCGGTGCATCGTCAAGACGGCCGGTCACCACCTGCTCGAACCCGAGCCCGGCGCGCTGCGCGGTCTGTTCCCGCAGCCGCTGGACGTCCGCCGCAGCGGCGAAGCCCGCGAACCGGCGCCGGTGCTGGTGCAGCAGTTCGTCGACGCCGGCCGCGAGCTGCGGGTGTTCGTGGTCGGCGACCGGACGATCGGTTTCCGCGTGCAGAAGCTGGACCCGGCGCAGCTGTGGGTCGACCCGGAGTCGGTGGTGGTCGAGCCGGCGGAGGTCCCCGAGTCGCTGGCCGAGCGCCTGCTGGAGCTGTGCCGCACGTGGGGCCTGGCCGTGGCGGGCTTCGACCTGCTCGGGGTCGGCGACGACTGGGTGTTCCTCGAGGTCAACGTCAACTGCGACTGGCGCTGGTTCGAGCACCGCGCGGGGTCCGCGGAGGTCTCCACGGCGGTGCACGACTGGGTGCGCACCCGGTTCCAGGAGCTGTCGGCCACGGCGTCCGGCGGGTGGGGCCCTTGGTGA